Genomic window (Victivallis lenta):
GGTTGAAGGCCGGAGTGCTGCTGATGAAGGCGGCCACGACCGTCACCATCGCGGCGGTGAACGACACGTTGTTCATCACGGCCGCGGCGAGGGCGCTGACCCACATGATGACCAGCACCACGACCGGCACCGGCCAGCCGTCCATCAGCGACATGAGGCCGCCGATCTTTTCCATGAGTCCGCAGTATTCCGCGCCGCAGACGAGAATGAAGAGCGCCATGAAGAAGAAGAGCGTACTCCACTCGATCTTTTCGAGCGCATGATCCACATCGACCTTGCAGATGAGGAGCGCGAGCGTCGCTCCGGCCATGGCGACCACGCAGGGCTGGAGCCCCAGCGCGCCGTGGACCAGAAAGCCGAAGATCGTCAGCACCATGACGATTCCGCCGCGGCGCAGGTTGCTCCAGTCGGTGATCGCCGCGCGTTCGTCGAGCTCCATGATGAGCGCGCGCTTTTCGACGGTCACATGCATGCGCTTCGAGTAATAAACCCAGAGGCAGATGCAGTAGATGGCCATCACGACGATGATGAACGGAGCGAGGTTGATGAGGAAGTCCGCGAAGTTCAGCCCCGCGATCGACCCGATGATCAGGTTCGGCGGGTCGCCGATCAGCGTTGCGGTTCCGCCGATGTTCGAGGCCATGGTTTCGGCCATCAGGAACGGAATCGGCGGTACGCCGAGCTCGTTGCAGACCAGCAGCGTGACCGGCGCGACGAGCAGGATCGTCGTCACGTTGTCGAGGAAGGCCGACAGGAACGCCGTCGCCAGGACCAGCAGGATCATCGTGCGGATCGGCAGCCCCCTGGCCACCTTTGCGCAGCGGATCGCGACGTACTGAAAGAGCCCGGTCCCTGAGAGCAGGTTCACGAGCAGCATCATGCCGGCCAGCGTGAACACCACGTCGAAGTTCGAATAGCGCGAAAACGTGTCGAGTTTGTCGTAGAGCTCGGCGTTGCGCACCATCGCCTTGCGGCCGGTCACGGCCGACATGGCCTGTTCGGTCTGTGCCAGCGCATCGGCGCGCTCCTCCTGAAGCAGCGCCCGGCCGGCGTCGGTTTCGGCGGGGATGCCGTTTTCCGCGGCCACGCTTTCAGCGGCCGGAGCCGGTTCCGCGGAGCTGTGGCCCGGTCCCGGCAGGATGACGAGCAGCATCAGCATGGCGCCGAGCAGGGCGGCGACGGTTTTGTGAACTTTCTCCGAGGCGATGAGGACGTAGGTTCCGACGAACACGACCGTCCCGATCCAAAAAATAAGAGTCGAGTATTCCATGATATGCCGCATTTACCCGCGAAGGACTTTTTTAACGATGTGTTTGACCATGATTTCTCCGACATATTTGCGGTTCGCATCGACGACGAAGCAGGTGCGGACGCCTTTTTTCACCATTTTGACGGTGAACTGGATCAGCGGAGTCTCCGGGTGGGCCGTGAGCGACGGGTTGCGCATGTAATCGCGCACCACGTGCTGATTCTCCTCCTGGAAAATCCGGTTGAACGGCTCGAAGCTGGTCAGGAAGTCGAGATTGTCCATCCGGAAGATGTATTCGGGGATGAAGCTTTTCAGGATGTCCATCGCGGTCAGCTCGCCGACCAGCCGGTCGTTTTCGTCGAGCACCGGAATCGTCGTATGATCGTCGCGGCTGAAGAGGTCCAGCGCGGCCGAGAGCGTGTCGTTCTCGCGCAGATAGCTCCCGCAGGAGATCATGA
Coding sequences:
- a CDS encoding ArsB/NhaD family transporter, whose translation is MEYSTLIFWIGTVVFVGTYVLIASEKVHKTVAALLGAMLMLLVILPGPGHSSAEPAPAAESVAAENGIPAETDAGRALLQEERADALAQTEQAMSAVTGRKAMVRNAELYDKLDTFSRYSNFDVVFTLAGMMLLVNLLSGTGLFQYVAIRCAKVARGLPIRTMILLVLATAFLSAFLDNVTTILLVAPVTLLVCNELGVPPIPFLMAETMASNIGGTATLIGDPPNLIIGSIAGLNFADFLINLAPFIIVVMAIYCICLWVYYSKRMHVTVEKRALIMELDERAAITDWSNLRRGGIVMVLTIFGFLVHGALGLQPCVVAMAGATLALLICKVDVDHALEKIEWSTLFFFMALFILVCGAEYCGLMEKIGGLMSLMDGWPVPVVVLVIMWVSALAAAVMNNVSFTAAMVTVVAAFISSTPAFNHSMECRNLLWWGLALAVCLGGNASLVGAAANLVTVGIAEKNGHQVGFMDFLKYGVPVTLGSMVLASAYILARYYVTCTA